CGATGCCGTTCGACCTGTCCCGTGACCAGGCCCTGGAGACGGTACCGCTGGACGTGCAGGTCGACATCGACCGTATCGTCGCGCTGTGGTCCGAATGCCGTCTGGTTGCCAAGGACAGTGGCCCGTTCCTGTTCGGCAAGCCGACCCTGGCCGATGCTTACTTCGCCCCAGTGGCCGTGCGCCTGCGCACCTACCGTGTGGCAGTGCCGGCAGAGGCGGCTGCGTACATCGAGACTATTTACCAGTGGCCGGCTTTCAAGGCCTGGCAGCAGGCTGGCCTGGCGGAGCGCGAAGGGTGAAACGCATTCATGTAGCGGCCGCGGTGATCCGCAGCGCCGAAGGCCGCATTCTGATTGCGCGGCGGGCAGATACCCAGCACCAGGGCGGCCTTTGGGAGTTTCCGGGGGGCAAGGTGGAAGCGGGCGAGAGCGTCGAAGCGGCGCTGGCCCGTGAGCTTCGCGAGGAACTGGGCATCGACGTGACCCGTTCACGGGCGCTGATCAAGGTCAGCCACGATTACCCCGACAAACAAGTGCTGTTGAACGTTCGCGTCGTCGAAGCGTTCACCGGCGAGCCCCATGGCGCCGAGGGCCAGCCTCTGGCCTGGGTGACACCGCGCGAGCTGACGCAGTACGACTTCCCCGAGGCCAACAAGCCAATCGTGGCCGCCGCACGCCTGCCGGACCACTACCTGATCACCCCGGACGGCCTGGAAGTGCCCCAGATGCTCAAGGGCATCCAAAAGGCAGTGGCAAACGGTACCCGTCTGATCCAGCTGCGTGCGCCGGACATGTACGACCCGAAGTACCGCGATGTGGCGGTGGATGCGGTCGGTTTGTGCGGTGGCAAGGCGCAGTTGATGCTCAAAGGGCCGCTGGAGTGGCTGGGCGATTTCCCCTCGGCAGGTTGGCACCTGACGGCCGCGCAATTGCGCAAGTATGCGGCCAAGGGGCGGCCATTCCCTGAGCACCGCTGGTTGGCGGCGTCTTGCCACAGCGCAGAAGAGCTGGCATTGGCTGAGCAGATGGGGGTCGATTTCGTCACCCTGTCGCCGGTGCAGGCGACCCAGACGCATCCTGAGGCGGTGCCTTTGGGGTGGGACGAGGCCCAGCGCTTGGTTGCGGGCTTCAGCCGGCCGGTGTTCTTGCTGGGTGGGGTAGGGCCGGATGATCGTGAGCGGGCCTGGGAAGTTGGGGCGCAGGGTGTGGCGGGGATTCGGGCGTTCTGGCCTGAGGCCTGAGCCGCTTGTGAGAGGGGCCGCTGTGCGGCCCATTCGCGGGCAAGCCCGCTTGTGTCTTGGAGAGGGAATAGAATCTGAAGTGAGAGCGGTGAATGGCAAGCTGATAGCCCGAGGTGCCCAGAGCACGTGTGGGAGCAAAAGCTGCCATTCACCGTTCCACTTTGGCGAGAGCCCGAACAGTTGGATGAGGGGCGTAATCTCGAATCACAAGCGTGGGCCAAGCCAAAGCGCTCTCACTCCTTGAGTTTAAGAGGGTTTGGCCATGTCTTCCTCTGTCGGCATCGATGTTTCCAGTGCCACACTTGCTGTTCACATCCGCCCTGAGGGGGTGAACTTCAGTGTTTCCAATGACTTGAAGGGATTCCAACTGCTCGTCGAAAAGCTTGGCGGGTATGCAGTTTCAATGGTCTTGCTCGAAGCTACCGGTGGCTACGAGTGCAATGTCCTCAAAGCGCTGCAGGATGCCGATTTTCCGGTTTGCCGGATCAATCCCAGTCGTGCCCGGGACTTTGCCAAGTCGATGGGTAAACGCGCCAAGACCGATCCCATTGACGCAGCTGTTTTGGCTCACCTGGCTGAAGTTATGCCCCCACGGCCTTGCCAGGTGATGACACCCGAGCGGGCCTTGCTGCGCGAACTGCTTATGCAGCGGGATCGCTTCGTCCAACAGCGCGACGATGACAAGCGGCGCCTGAAGCAGGCGCGGGCTCCCAGTGTTTGTTTGCGGTTGGAACAACACATCGCCTATCTGAAGGGTGAAATTCGAGCGCTGGAACAAGAGATCGCACAGCAGGCAGCAGCTTTGCCTGATGACCGGGTTAAACAGCTCACTCAAGTCAAAGGAATTGGTCTGATTACTGCCGGAAAGCTGATGGCCTTGCTGCCAGAGCTGGGCCAGGTGGATAAGAAGGAAATTGCCGCCTTGGTCGGTGTTGCGCCGTTCAACCAGGACAGCGGCAAGCAGTCGGGCAAGCGTTCAATCTGGGGGGGGCGCTCACAAGTCAGGCGGGCGCTCTATATGGCCTGCTGGGTGGTGATACGGCACAACAAGGACTTCTGCGAGCGCTACAAAGCACTGCGAGCCCAGGGGAAGTGCGCGAAAGTATCGGTGGTGGCGTGTATGCGAGTATTGATAGTGAGGCTAAATGCGATGCTCAAGACCGGAACGCCCTGGAAGGAGCAAATAGCTCATTCGTAGGAGCAAGCCTTGCTGGCGATGCCCGGCACAGCCGGGCCTGGGGCGCTACGCGCCCCATCGCCGGCAAGGCCAGCTTCCACAAGAAGACAGTTGCTCCCACAGGAAGCCCACAGTATTCGAACCCTGTGGAGTACCTGTGGGAGCGGCCCGCGAATGGGCTGCGTAGCAGCCCCGGCACTCTCAGCCTTCAGGCTTCGGCGCTGGCTGCCACAACACCTCGGCAACCCCCTGCCGCCGCCCAATGATCCGTGCCGCCACGAACAGCAGGTCCGATAGCCGGTTGATATACGCCAACCCCACCCCCTCCAGCGGCTCCACTGCATTCAGCTGCTGACACCGTCGCTCCGCACTGCGCGCCAGGCAACGGCACACATGCGCCTGCGCCACCAACGCCGAACCACTGGGCAGGATGAAATTCTTCAACGGCCCCAGCTCCTCGTTCCACAGGTCGATTGCCGCTTCCAGGCGCTCCACTTCGGCCAGGTTCAATGCCTGGTAACTGGGCATTGCCAGTTCGCCGCCGAGGTCGAACAAGCGGTGCTGACAGGGGGCCAATACATCGTTTACCTCAGCCAGCCCCTGCTCGGTCAGCCCCGCCAACAGCAGGCCCAGTTGACTGTTGAGGCTATCCACCTCGCCAATGGCTTCGATACGCGGGTGGTCCTTGGGCACCCGGCGTCCGTCGCCAAGGCCGGTTTCGCCTTTGTCGCCAGTGCGGGTGTAGATCTTCGACAGGCGGTAGCCCATGTCATGCCTCCGTGGTGTTCGGTGCCGTCGCTGCCGGCTGGCCGAGGGGCAGGCGCAGGGTGAAGCAGGTGCCCTGGCCGGGCGTGGACTGCACCTCCATCTGCCCCTTGTGGTTGTTGGTGATGATGAAATACGAGACCGAAAGGCCAAGGCCGGTGCCCTGGCCAATCTCCTTGGTGGTGAAGAACGGCTCGAAGGTGCGCTTGCGCACGGCTTCGGGCATGCCCACGCCGTTGTCCTCGACCTGGATTTCGGCCCAAGGCGGGTTGAGCCGCGTGCGCAGGATAATGCGCCCAGGCTCGCTGGGTTGCGGGCGCTGGTGGATCGCCTGGGCGGCATTTTTCAGCAGGTTGAGCAGCACCTGCTCCAGTTCGTTGGCGGTGCACGGCACCGGCCCGAGGTGCGGGTCGAACTGGCGCACGATCGCCTGGCCCTTGAAGTCGAAGCCGATGGCCAGGTCGAAATCGTTGCTGGCGATTTCCACGGCCTGGTCGATCAGCGCCGGCAAGTCGCAAGGCGCCAGCTGGCGATTGCTGCGGCGGCTGAAACTGAGCATGTGGGTGACGATTTTCGCAGCGCGTGCACCGGCCTGCTGAATCCCGTCGAGCAGCTGTGGCACTTCGCGGCTGGCCAGGTAACGGTTGACGGTGGGCAGGTCGATGCCAAGCTCCTCGGCCTGCTCCTGGTTGCGTGGCAACTCCGGGGACAGGCGCCGACGGATATTCTGCACATTGTGCAAAATGGCCCCCAGCGGGTTGTTGATCTCGTGGGCCATGCCCGCGGCCAGGCCACCTACCGAGAGCATCTTTTCCGATTGCACCATCATCTCTTCCAGGGATAGGCGCTGGGTGATGTCATCGATGCGGATCACCACGCCGCGACCGCCCCCGCCCATCAGTGGATAGAAGGTCAGGGCATAGTGGCGCAGGTCATCGTCCTTGGGCCAGGTGACCCGCTCGATCTTCGCCACCCGGTGTTTCTCCACGGTTTCCTTGAGCTGTGGCAAAAATGGCTTGAGCGGCTCGAAGGCGATGAAGATCGGCTGGTTCAGCGCCTCGTCCAGCGGCGTCCCGGAGAGCATGGTGGCTTCGTGGTTCCACTGGGTGACATAGAGTTGCTCGTCGAGGGCGATCAGCGCCGAGGGCATGGAGTCGATGATGCTGTTGAGGTAATTCTGGAAGCCCGTGAGTTTTTTCTCGATCTTGCTGCGCACCTGGACTTCCAGCTCCAGCTTGCGGTTGGTATGGCGGGTTTCTTCGGCCAGGCCCTGGGCCTGGTCATAGGCCGTCTGGAATTCATCGCGGGTGCGCTTGAGTTGCTGCTCGCGGGCTTCGATGCGCGAGAGCATGGTGTTGAACGCCTCGGCCAGGCTGCCGATCTCGTCGTCGTTGCCGCGCCGGGCACGCAGGGCGTAGCTCTCTTCGCGGGTGACCTGGCGGCTGAGCTCTTCGAGCTGGTTGATCGGTTGGGTGATCAAGCGCTTGATTTGCCGGGCGACGACAATCCACAGCAGGATGCTGAACACCAGAATGCCCAGGCTGGCGCTGAGCGTGCCGGTGTAGAAGGCTGTCGGCAGCTCGCTGCTGGACACCAGCAGCAGGTGCGCTGGCGGGTTGGCATCGCGCGGTATGCGTATCAGCTGCGTGCTGCGAAACTCCATCAGGCGCCAGCCGTCGATGTTGCGAAAGCGCTTGGGCAGTGCCAACGGCTCGCCGTGCTGAAGTTGTGCAAGTATGCGGCCGTCCCCACCGTAGACGGCGGCGGCGCGCAGTGGCGTGTAGCTGTCCAGCTCCTTGAGCAGGGCGTTGGCGGTTTCCGGGGTGTCGCCTGCACGGGCCGACAGCTGCGGGTTGGCTATCAGCCGGCCGATGGTCTGCAGGGCCTGGGGCGCCATGCTTTCCTGGGTGATCCAGTAGGCGGCGCTGATGAAGGTCAGGTTGGCCACCAGCAAGATGGTCACCAGCAGCACCAGCAGGGCCGCCAGCAGCTTTTGCCCGACCGGCAGGTTTTCCAGGCGTTGGCGCAGGGTCATGGGCAAGGCAATGTCCGTATCCGGTTGAAAGGGCCAGCGTCAGGCACTGGGCAAGCCACGTGCCTGCAGGTTATCGACCAGGCGCCGGTGCAGGTGTTCCAGTTCCGGCAACGGCAGGCCATGACGCTCGCCGACGCGGCACACATGGCCGAGCAGGTAATGGACCTCGGTACGCCTGCCAGCGCGCACATCCTGGTACATGGAAGAGTAGTTGGCGGCGGTGGCGAGGATTACCCGTTGTACTTCTTCGTCCAGATCTTCGGCAGCCTGGGGTTGGCCACAGCGACGCAGCAGTTCGCCCAGTTCGTCGCACAGGGCGGTCACTTCAGCCAGGTGCTCGAGCAGGCCGCCATTGCGACAGTCGTGCAGCACGGTCAGCGGGTTGATCGCGCAATTGAGCGCCAGTTTGCGCCACAGGCGGGTGAGGATATCCACGGTCCATTCGGCCGGGATGCCGGCATCGTGCAGGTCATCGAACCATGCCGGGATCCCGGGCTTGAGTGGGTCACCCAGCCAATTGAAGCCGTGACCGGCAAAGCGCACCTGCCAGTCATCCTCGCGAAAAGCCCCTTCGGTGCTGGAGGCGAAGATGCAACGGGCATGGGGCACCTGGTCAGCGACTTCGTCCTGGCTGCCAAGGCCATTTTGCAGCAGCACCAGCTCTGCGCCCTCGGCCAGCCGCGGCGCCAGGCGCTTGATGGCCGGCGCGGCGTCATAGGCCTTGCAGGCTACCAGCAGGCGGTGGATCGGGCCGTGGGCGTCGGCTGTTTCGGCAGGGATCGCGTAGTGCCTGGACGTGTCCTGTTCGACCAGCGTCAGGCCGCCCACCCGTTGATAGGCCTGCAGCCGCTGCTCGTCGCGCAGGATCAGACGTACCGCCTTGCCAGCGCGCGCCAGGCGGCAAGCCCAGAGGCTGCCCAGGCTACCCGCGCCGAGAATATGCCAGGTGCTGCTCATATGCGTTTCGCAACCCGTTATAATGAGCCCGCATTTTAACCGTCTAACTCAGCGTGCTCCATCTTCAGGCCGAGCGCGCTTTTATTTTTGGAGAATACCCATGCCTTCGTTCGACGTGGTATCGGAACTGGACAAGCACGAAGTGCAGAACGCTGTAGACAACGCCGTCAAGGAACTCGATCGCCGTTATGACCTCAAGGGCAAGGGCAGCTTCGAGTTCAAGGACAAGGATCAGACCGTGCTGCTGACCGCCGAGGCCGAGTTCCAGCTTGAAGCGATGCTCGAGATCCTGCGCGGTGCCCTGGTCAAGCGCAAGATCGACGTCAAATGCCTGGAAGCCAAGGATGCCTACGCTTCCGGCAAAGAAATGAAACAGGAAGCCAAGTTCCGCGAAGGCATCGACAAAGAGCTGGCCAAGAAGATCGTTGCGCACATCAAGGATGCCAAGCTCAAGGTTCAGGCTGCCATCCAGGGTGAACAGGTACGTGTCACCGGCAAGAAGCGCGACGACCTGCAAGAGGCGATCGCCGCCCTGCGCGCCAAGGAATTCGACATGCCGCTGCAGTTCAACAACTTCCGCGATTGATCCGGGCGTTGTCAGGAACCTCGATGGCGCAATGATGTCCATGGGGGCCATGGCCGCGCAAATGCTGCGGCCAGTTTTACCGTGTACATGCCGTTCGGCATCAGGAGATGAACATGGATTTGAACGCTGAAGTCGATCAGCTGGTCCGCCAATCGCAGACCTGGGTCCCTTTGATCATGGAATACGGCAGCCGTGTGTGCCTGGCGTTGCTGACCCTGGCCATCGGCTGGTGGATCATCAACAAGGTCAGCGCACGCCTGGGCAAGCTGGTCGGCCTGCGTAATGCCGACCTGGCGTTGCAGGGGTTCATCAGCACCCTGGCCAATATCATCCTGAAGATCCTGCTGCTCGTCAGCGTGGCGTCGATGATCGGCATCGAGACCACCTCCTTCGTTGCCGCTATCGGTGCTGCTGGCCTGGCCATTGGCCTGGCGTTGCAGGGCAGCCTGGCGAACTTCGCCGGTGGCGTGCTGATTTTGATGTTCCGCCCGTTCCGCATAGGCGACTGGATTGAAGCGCAGGGTGTCAGCGGCACCGTGGACAGCATCCAGATTTTCCATACCGTGCTGCGCACCGGTGACAACAAGACGGTGATCATGCCCAACGGCAGCCTGTCCAACGGCATCATCACCAACACCAACCGTCAGCCGACCCGTAAGGTGGTGTTCGACGTGGGCGTGGATTACGAAGCCGACCTGCAGAAGGCGCGTAATGTGCTGCTGGAGCTTGCGCAGGACCCGCGCGTGCTGGCAGACCCGGCACCGCAGGCGGTGATTTCGACGCTGGGCGACAGCTCGATTACCGTGTCGCTGCGCATCTGGACCAAGACGTCCGACTATTGGGATGTCATGTTCATGCTCAATGAGCATGCCCGTGACCGGCTCAAGGCAGAGGGCATCGATATTCCGTTCCCGCAGCGGGTGATTCGCGTGGTGCAGGAAACGGCTACTCAATAACACCGCATTGTAACTGGGGCCGCTGTGCGCCCCTTTGCGGGCAAGCCCGCTTCCACAGGGATAACACCGTACTTGTGGGGGCGGGCTTGCGCGCGAAGGGGCGCACAGCGGCCCCAGCTTTTTCCGGCCCCATTACACTTGTTCACAGCCAAGCCCTGATATTTCTGGCATATAGCCTGACCCCACCTGCCTTTACCCGAAACCTGCCATGAAACCACTGCTGTACATCACCCCCCTTCGAGCGCTGCTGTTCGGCCTCACCCTGGCCCTGTTCGAGCTGCTCACCTACCTGGCCAGCGACGCCGTCATGCCGGCCATGCCCGTGGTAGTAGGCGACCTGAACGCCAGCCCCGAATACATCCCCCACGCCCTGAACCTGTACCTGCTCGGTGGCGTGGTCCTGCAGTGGCTGATCGGCCCACTGGCCGATCGCTATGGCCGCCGCCCACTGCTGTTGGGCGGTTGTGTGTTCTTCGGCGTGGCGTGCCTGGCGACCTTCTGGGTGAACGACATCGGCATGTTCAACCTGCTGCGCCTGTTGCAGGGCATCGGCCTGGGCTTTGTGGTCACGGTCAGCTACCCGGCCCTGAACGAGGCCTTCAGCGAAGCCGACGCGGTGCGCATGATGGCCCTGTTGGCCAACATTGCCCTGCTGTCGCCGCTGCTTGGCCCACTGGTGGGTACCTTGCTGCTGCAATGGCTGGACTGGCGCTGGCTGTTCGTGGCGTTCGCCATCGGCGCGGTGCTGGCCTGGGTGCTGTTGTACCGGTTGATGCCAGAAACCCTGGGCGTGGAGCGCCGCGACGGTTCGAAGCTGCCGTTTACGCCGATCCACTTGCTGCCACTGTTGTCCGGCTACGGTCAATTGCTGGCCAACCGACGCTTTGTCGCCGGTAGCGCGGCCCTTGGCCTGGTCGGTCTGCCCTTGATTGGCTGGATTGGCCTGTCGCCGGTGCTGCTCATCCATGATGAAGGGCTGAGCACGATGGAATATGCGCTGTGGCAGCTGCCGGTGTTTGGTGGGCTGATCCTCGGCAATCTGATCATCAACCGCATTGCCGACCGTTACCCGCTGCCGGCGCTGGTACGTGGCGCACTCTGGCCCTACCTGGCCGGCCTGTCGCTGATGGTGCTGGCGACCTGGTTCTGGCCGAGCGTGACCAGCGTGGTTGCCGGCATGTCGCTGTATGCCTTGGGGCTGGGCGTTGCCAACGCCGTGCTGTACCGCATGACGCTGTTCTCCAGCGAGCAAAGCAAGGGGTTGGTCTCGGCCATGCTGGGGATGATCACCATTGCCTTGCTGGGCCTGGGAGGGGCGCTGCTAGCGATGATCGGGGCGGGGGCCAGTTTGTTGCACTTCGCTTTGGCAGCCAGTGTGGCGGGTGCGCTGGCGCTGTGGCCGCTGTGGTTTGTGGTAGGCGGCCGGTCTGGCGAAGGGGCTGTGGCTCAGTAGCTTTCATTGGCCCTGTCGCCGGCATGCCGGCGACAGGGCCAATACAGGCACCGTAATACCCTCAGGGCCGCTCGGCCGCTGGGTTCTCTTCGGGCACCGGCTTGCCGCGCCCGGCTTCCTGACGCCACTGCAGGGCGATCAGGATCAGCGTCGGCACACCCAGCAGGGCAGTGATCAGGAAGAAGTCGTGGTAACCGAACTTCTCCACCATGACCCCCGAGTAACCCCCGATCAGCCGTGGCAGCAGCAACATGATCGAGCTGAGCAGTGCGTACTGGGTGGCAGAGAACTTCAGGTTGGTCAGGCTCGACAGGTAGGCGACGAACGCCGAGGTGGCCATGCCGGAGCTGAAGTTGTCCAGCGAGATGGTGACCACCAGCATGTCCAGGTTCGGGCCCATGTCGGCCAGCATCAGGAACAGGATGTTGGTGGCCGCCGATGCCGCGCCGCCGATGAACAGGATCGGCATGATGCCGAAGCGCACGATCAGCAGGCCACCGGCCCCGGCGCCGACCAAGGTCATGATCAGGCCGAAGATCTTGCTGACGCTGGCAATCTGGTCCTTGGTGAAGCCCATGTCGATATAGAACACGTTGGCCATCACCCCCATGACCGTGTCCGACATACGATAGGTGGCGATCAGCCCGAGCAGCAGCAGGGCTTGCCAGCGGTAGCGGGCAATGAAGTCGTTGACCGGGGTCAGCACCGGCGCAAGGCCGCGGCGGCCCATGGTCGACAGGCAGGCCCAGGTCAGCAGCACGTACAGAATCAGGCGCAGGAAGGCGCGGTCTTCCAGCAGCAGGTCGAGTGGCGTCGCGTCGCCGAAGATCACGCTGGCCCAGTCGGTATTGAACAGCTGGGTGAAGCTGGCAGGTACCGACACCAACAGCACGATCAGCACGAACACCGACGCCAGCTGGTGCACCAGGCCATAGCGCGCCGCCGACAGCTGGGTACGCAGCGGTACCGAAGGTTCACGCATGACCAGGGTGGTGAAGAGCGCGGGCAGCATCAACAGGGCAAACATGATGTACGTGCCGGCCCAGGCCTTGTGCAGGTAGCTGAAACCGGTGGAGCCGAACCATTCGGCGAAGAACAGCGCGCCTGCAGTGGCAAGCAGCGCCGCCACCCGGTAGCCGGCCATGTAGCTGGCGGCGAGTGCGGCCTGACGCTGGTCGTCGGCAATTTCGAGGCGATAGGCATCGACGGCGATGTCCTGGGTCGCCGAGGCAAATGCCACGAGAACGGCCAAGGCAATCAGCCATGACAGGTGTTGCTGTGGGTCACACAGGCTCATGCCGACCAGGCCGATCACCACCAGCGCCTGCGACAGCAGCAGCCACGAACGGCGGCGGCCCAGGCCGCCAAGCAATGGCAGGCGCCATTGGTCGAGCAATGGCGACCAGACCCATTTGAAGGCATAGGCCAGGCCGATCAGGCTCGCGTAACCAATGGTCTCGCGGGCCACGCCTGCTTCACGCAGCCATACCGAAAGGGTCGAGAACACCAGCATGTAGGGCAGGCCGGCGGCGAAGCCGAGCAGCAGAAGTACCAGGGTTGACGGGCTGGCATAGGCAGCGAGCGCAGCGCGCCAGGTTTTACGGGGCATGGGCCAACATCTGCCTCAAGTTTTCGAAAACAAAGCGCGCACTCTAACCGCTGTGCTCCATCGGGCGCCAGCCATGGCGCGTCATATCCACACGATTATTGGTCACATTAACGCCTTCTGCGCGCAACCGCGCCCGTTGTTCGTCGCCTGACGGGGTGCCCAATGCCAGGCTCAGGCGCCCGCCAGCAGCCAGTACGCGGTGCCAGGGCAGGCGGGTGTCTGCGGGAAGCTGGCCGAGGGTGCGGCCAACCCAGCGTGCCGCGCGGCCAAGGCCGGCCAGCTCGGCGAGCTGGCCGTAGCTGACCACCTTGCCTTCGGGCACTTGCCCGAGCACCGAATACAGCGCCGTTCGTCGGGCTTCTGCGGTTTCCTGGGCGTGCTCGTATGCCTCTGACATCAGTGCCCCCGTGCCCTGTGGATGAAACCGGACCAGCGGAAGGGGTAAATGAGAGTTGAACTCAACGGCATGCGCTCGGTCTTTCCTTGCTCTGGTTGTCGGTATCTGGATAATGCCCGGCTTTTTTCGTCGAATCGAACCCATAGTCCGCTTATGTATTCTAGATCGTTGTTGTGCCTGCTAGCTGCTTCCCTGTGCGCCGCGCCCGCGTTTGCCGACACCGTGTGGATGAAAAACGGTGACCGCCTCAGTGGCAAGATCAAAGTCTTCGACGGCGGCAAACTGCTGCTGGAGACCCCTTATGGCGGGTCTATCGCGCTGGACTGGAAAGAAGTCCAAACC
The sequence above is drawn from the Pseudomonas putida genome and encodes:
- a CDS encoding Nudix family hydrolase, whose product is MKRIHVAAAVIRSAEGRILIARRADTQHQGGLWEFPGGKVEAGESVEAALARELREELGIDVTRSRALIKVSHDYPDKQVLLNVRVVEAFTGEPHGAEGQPLAWVTPRELTQYDFPEANKPIVAAARLPDHYLITPDGLEVPQMLKGIQKAVANGTRLIQLRAPDMYDPKYRDVAVDAVGLCGGKAQLMLKGPLEWLGDFPSAGWHLTAAQLRKYAAKGRPFPEHRWLAASCHSAEELALAEQMGVDFVTLSPVQATQTHPEAVPLGWDEAQRLVAGFSRPVFLLGGVGPDDRERAWEVGAQGVAGIRAFWPEA
- a CDS encoding IS110 family transposase, whose translation is MSSSVGIDVSSATLAVHIRPEGVNFSVSNDLKGFQLLVEKLGGYAVSMVLLEATGGYECNVLKALQDADFPVCRINPSRARDFAKSMGKRAKTDPIDAAVLAHLAEVMPPRPCQVMTPERALLRELLMQRDRFVQQRDDDKRRLKQARAPSVCLRLEQHIAYLKGEIRALEQEIAQQAAALPDDRVKQLTQVKGIGLITAGKLMALLPELGQVDKKEIAALVGVAPFNQDSGKQSGKRSIWGGRSQVRRALYMACWVVIRHNKDFCERYKALRAQGKCAKVSVVACMRVLIVRLNAMLKTGTPWKEQIAHS
- a CDS encoding cob(I)yrinic acid a,c-diamide adenosyltransferase, translating into MGYRLSKIYTRTGDKGETGLGDGRRVPKDHPRIEAIGEVDSLNSQLGLLLAGLTEQGLAEVNDVLAPCQHRLFDLGGELAMPSYQALNLAEVERLEAAIDLWNEELGPLKNFILPSGSALVAQAHVCRCLARSAERRCQQLNAVEPLEGVGLAYINRLSDLLFVAARIIGRRQGVAEVLWQPAPKPEG
- a CDS encoding ATP-binding protein, translated to MTLRQRLENLPVGQKLLAALLVLLVTILLVANLTFISAAYWITQESMAPQALQTIGRLIANPQLSARAGDTPETANALLKELDSYTPLRAAAVYGGDGRILAQLQHGEPLALPKRFRNIDGWRLMEFRSTQLIRIPRDANPPAHLLLVSSSELPTAFYTGTLSASLGILVFSILLWIVVARQIKRLITQPINQLEELSRQVTREESYALRARRGNDDEIGSLAEAFNTMLSRIEAREQQLKRTRDEFQTAYDQAQGLAEETRHTNRKLELEVQVRSKIEKKLTGFQNYLNSIIDSMPSALIALDEQLYVTQWNHEATMLSGTPLDEALNQPIFIAFEPLKPFLPQLKETVEKHRVAKIERVTWPKDDDLRHYALTFYPLMGGGGRGVVIRIDDITQRLSLEEMMVQSEKMLSVGGLAAGMAHEINNPLGAILHNVQNIRRRLSPELPRNQEQAEELGIDLPTVNRYLASREVPQLLDGIQQAGARAAKIVTHMLSFSRRSNRQLAPCDLPALIDQAVEIASNDFDLAIGFDFKGQAIVRQFDPHLGPVPCTANELEQVLLNLLKNAAQAIHQRPQPSEPGRIILRTRLNPPWAEIQVEDNGVGMPEAVRKRTFEPFFTTKEIGQGTGLGLSVSYFIITNNHKGQMEVQSTPGQGTCFTLRLPLGQPAATAPNTTEA
- a CDS encoding putative 2-dehydropantoate 2-reductase, translated to MSSTWHILGAGSLGSLWACRLARAGKAVRLILRDEQRLQAYQRVGGLTLVEQDTSRHYAIPAETADAHGPIHRLLVACKAYDAAPAIKRLAPRLAEGAELVLLQNGLGSQDEVADQVPHARCIFASSTEGAFREDDWQVRFAGHGFNWLGDPLKPGIPAWFDDLHDAGIPAEWTVDILTRLWRKLALNCAINPLTVLHDCRNGGLLEHLAEVTALCDELGELLRRCGQPQAAEDLDEEVQRVILATAANYSSMYQDVRAGRRTEVHYLLGHVCRVGERHGLPLPELEHLHRRLVDNLQARGLPSA
- a CDS encoding YajQ family cyclic di-GMP-binding protein, which gives rise to MPSFDVVSELDKHEVQNAVDNAVKELDRRYDLKGKGSFEFKDKDQTVLLTAEAEFQLEAMLEILRGALVKRKIDVKCLEAKDAYASGKEMKQEAKFREGIDKELAKKIVAHIKDAKLKVQAAIQGEQVRVTGKKRDDLQEAIAALRAKEFDMPLQFNNFRD
- a CDS encoding mechanosensitive ion channel family protein, translating into MDLNAEVDQLVRQSQTWVPLIMEYGSRVCLALLTLAIGWWIINKVSARLGKLVGLRNADLALQGFISTLANIILKILLLVSVASMIGIETTSFVAAIGAAGLAIGLALQGSLANFAGGVLILMFRPFRIGDWIEAQGVSGTVDSIQIFHTVLRTGDNKTVIMPNGSLSNGIITNTNRQPTRKVVFDVGVDYEADLQKARNVLLELAQDPRVLADPAPQAVISTLGDSSITVSLRIWTKTSDYWDVMFMLNEHARDRLKAEGIDIPFPQRVIRVVQETATQ
- a CDS encoding MFS transporter, which codes for MKPLLYITPLRALLFGLTLALFELLTYLASDAVMPAMPVVVGDLNASPEYIPHALNLYLLGGVVLQWLIGPLADRYGRRPLLLGGCVFFGVACLATFWVNDIGMFNLLRLLQGIGLGFVVTVSYPALNEAFSEADAVRMMALLANIALLSPLLGPLVGTLLLQWLDWRWLFVAFAIGAVLAWVLLYRLMPETLGVERRDGSKLPFTPIHLLPLLSGYGQLLANRRFVAGSAALGLVGLPLIGWIGLSPVLLIHDEGLSTMEYALWQLPVFGGLILGNLIINRIADRYPLPALVRGALWPYLAGLSLMVLATWFWPSVTSVVAGMSLYALGLGVANAVLYRMTLFSSEQSKGLVSAMLGMITIALLGLGGALLAMIGAGASLLHFALAASVAGALALWPLWFVVGGRSGEGAVAQ
- a CDS encoding AmpG family muropeptide MFS transporter; the protein is MPRKTWRAALAAYASPSTLVLLLLGFAAGLPYMLVFSTLSVWLREAGVARETIGYASLIGLAYAFKWVWSPLLDQWRLPLLGGLGRRRSWLLLSQALVVIGLVGMSLCDPQQHLSWLIALAVLVAFASATQDIAVDAYRLEIADDQRQAALAASYMAGYRVAALLATAGALFFAEWFGSTGFSYLHKAWAGTYIMFALLMLPALFTTLVMREPSVPLRTQLSAARYGLVHQLASVFVLIVLLVSVPASFTQLFNTDWASVIFGDATPLDLLLEDRAFLRLILYVLLTWACLSTMGRRGLAPVLTPVNDFIARYRWQALLLLGLIATYRMSDTVMGVMANVFYIDMGFTKDQIASVSKIFGLIMTLVGAGAGGLLIVRFGIMPILFIGGAASAATNILFLMLADMGPNLDMLVVTISLDNFSSGMATSAFVAYLSSLTNLKFSATQYALLSSIMLLLPRLIGGYSGVMVEKFGYHDFFLITALLGVPTLILIALQWRQEAGRGKPVPEENPAAERP
- a CDS encoding MGMT family protein: MSEAYEHAQETAEARRTALYSVLGQVPEGKVVSYGQLAELAGLGRAARWVGRTLGQLPADTRLPWHRVLAAGGRLSLALGTPSGDEQRARLRAEGVNVTNNRVDMTRHGWRPMEHSG